CCATAAAGTTCAAGGTTCAAAGTTGGCAGACAGAATACTTGGCACCCTCATCAACTATCCTTTACATTAAAGAATCTTCAGCCTGAGTGGCTGACACCTGAATTTTATGCATAATGTTACCTCGGTTGAACTAACGCGGGATTGTGAAGCTGTTCAAATTCCCGTTGGCACAACCGTTACCTTGCCGTCCGGGACCCCCGTCGATATCACGCAAACTTTAGGCGGAACATTTACTATTCACGCCCGGGGCGGACTATTTCGAGTCGCATCCAAAGACGCCGATGCTTTGGGACTCCAAAATGATTCCCAAGCTGCTCCAGCCAGCCCGGAAACTCAAGGTTCTGTGGATGAAAAGCTTGTTTGGGAGACGCTAAGATCCTGTTACGATCCTGAGATTCCGGTCAACATTGTTGACCTGGGCCTGGTGTATGACCTGCATATTGAACCCATGACATCAGGGAATAGCCTGGTTTCAGTCAAAATGACGTTGACTGCTCCTGGTTGCGGTATGGGCGGGGTTATTGCTGGTGATGCACAGCAGAAGATTT
The sequence above is drawn from the Pedosphaera parvula Ellin514 genome and encodes:
- the sufT gene encoding putative Fe-S cluster assembly protein SufT, whose protein sequence is MHNVTSVELTRDCEAVQIPVGTTVTLPSGTPVDITQTLGGTFTIHARGGLFRVASKDADALGLQNDSQAAPASPETQGSVDEKLVWETLRSCYDPEIPVNIVDLGLVYDLHIEPMTSGNSLVSVKMTLTAPGCGMGGVIAGDAQQKILNLPGVEEAVVEIVWDPPWHQSMITEQGRKILGLE